A single window of Halobacillus naozhouensis DNA harbors:
- the rsgA gene encoding ribosome small subunit-dependent GTPase A, translated as MATGKIIKALSGFYYVLHEGTVYQCRGRGVFRKRKITPLVGDLVEFKAETVEEGYILAIEERQNELVRPPISNIDQALIVTSAVHPDFNSLLLDRFLVLVEAKRIEPLIVISKLDQVADEVLQEMENYKNLYEGIGYPVILSSVNDSQSIDQLQSHLAGRTTVIAGQSGVGKSSLLNSIDPRLAIDTDEISASLGRGKHTTRHVELYEIAGGLVADTPGFSSLEFGSLQLDQLSECFPEFVAVQDECKFRGCLHNKEPKCAVKAGVESGSIAQQRYEHYLQFVEEIYNRKPRY; from the coding sequence ATGGCAACAGGTAAAATAATAAAGGCATTAAGCGGGTTTTATTATGTTCTCCATGAGGGAACGGTTTATCAGTGTCGAGGCAGAGGTGTATTTAGGAAACGAAAGATAACCCCGCTTGTGGGAGATCTTGTGGAATTTAAAGCAGAAACGGTCGAAGAAGGTTATATTCTTGCCATTGAAGAACGGCAGAATGAGCTCGTAAGACCGCCGATATCTAATATTGACCAAGCTCTGATTGTAACATCTGCCGTCCACCCTGATTTCAACTCGTTGTTATTGGATCGATTCTTAGTCCTTGTTGAGGCAAAGCGTATTGAACCGTTAATCGTTATTTCTAAATTAGACCAGGTGGCAGATGAAGTGTTACAAGAGATGGAAAACTACAAGAATTTGTACGAGGGGATAGGATACCCTGTAATCCTTTCCTCGGTAAATGATTCACAATCGATTGATCAGCTGCAGTCTCATTTAGCTGGCCGGACTACTGTAATTGCCGGGCAGTCTGGAGTGGGCAAATCTTCACTGCTGAATTCGATCGATCCCCGGCTGGCCATCGATACGGATGAAATTTCAGCAAGTCTTGGACGAGGCAAACATACTACAAGACATGTAGAACTTTACGAAATTGCCGGTGGACTAGTTGCAGATACACCCGGTTTTAGTTCATTAGAGTTCGGCAGTCTTCAGTTGGATCAATTAAGTGAATGTTTTCCTGAGTTTGTTGCTGTCCAGGATGAATGTAAGTTCCGGGGCTGTCTCCACAATAAGGAGCCCAAGTGTGCCGTGAAAGCAGGAGTAGAAAGCGGTTCGATCGCCCAACAAAGATATGAACATTATTTACAATTCGTTGAAGAAATTTATAACAGAAAGCCGAGGTATTAA
- the rpe gene encoding ribulose-phosphate 3-epimerase, whose product MTKIAPSILASDFAQLGSEILDVEQGGADYIHVDVMDGHFVPNITIGPLIVEAIRPNTTLPIDVHLMIENPDDYIGAFAKAGSDIITVHQEASPHLHRTVQLIKSHCVKAGVVINPATPAESIKPILQDVDLVLLMTVNPGFGGQSFIESVVPKINQISTWRSELDAEFEIEIDGGVNKETAKICTEAGADVLVAGSAIFNQEDRGKAITEIRQSL is encoded by the coding sequence ATGACTAAGATTGCGCCATCGATTCTGGCATCAGATTTTGCCCAATTAGGGTCGGAAATTCTAGATGTGGAACAAGGAGGAGCCGATTACATTCATGTGGATGTAATGGACGGCCATTTTGTTCCTAATATTACAATTGGACCACTTATTGTGGAAGCGATACGCCCGAATACGACGTTACCGATCGATGTTCATTTGATGATTGAAAATCCTGATGATTATATTGGTGCTTTTGCTAAAGCGGGATCTGATATCATTACAGTGCACCAGGAAGCCTCTCCCCATCTGCATCGAACGGTTCAACTTATCAAAAGCCATTGTGTAAAAGCAGGTGTGGTTATCAATCCTGCCACACCGGCAGAATCTATTAAACCAATATTACAAGATGTGGATCTTGTGCTGCTTATGACTGTAAATCCAGGATTTGGCGGGCAATCATTCATTGAAAGTGTTGTCCCGAAAATTAACCAGATTTCCACATGGCGAAGCGAACTGGATGCTGAGTTTGAAATCGAAATTGATGGTGGGGTTAATAAGGAAACCGCCAAAATCTGTACGGAAGCGGGAGCAGATGTACTGGTAGCTGGAAGTGCAATATTTAACCAGGAAGATCGAGGAAAAGCGATCACGGAAATTCGTCAATCGTTATAA
- a CDS encoding thiamine diphosphokinase: MKKIAIVAGGPKDFVPDLSKFDENNILWIGADLGAEVILEQGRRLDIAVGDFDSVSSESLMRIKESAGRTDTYPNEKNETDLEIALLEALKYQPEQILLFGVTGGRLDHTMVNIQILYPLLTKGIKGTIIDQQNQVELVGQGVHTLKKISQYPYVSFLPVTLAIKGLSLEGFYYPLLDAELSYGSTRCISNQLIEDRGTFSFTEGILLVIRSHDVI, from the coding sequence ATGAAGAAAATAGCGATCGTCGCTGGCGGACCAAAGGATTTCGTGCCAGACCTCTCAAAATTTGATGAAAACAATATACTCTGGATTGGGGCTGATCTTGGAGCGGAAGTAATCCTTGAGCAAGGCAGACGGCTGGATATCGCTGTAGGTGACTTTGACTCAGTCAGCTCCGAGTCGTTAATGCGGATTAAAGAATCAGCGGGAAGAACGGATACATACCCAAATGAAAAGAATGAAACAGACCTCGAAATAGCCCTTCTCGAAGCTTTAAAATACCAGCCAGAGCAGATTTTACTTTTTGGCGTAACAGGCGGGCGGCTTGATCATACGATGGTAAATATTCAAATTTTGTACCCCCTATTAACAAAAGGTATTAAAGGAACTATTATTGATCAGCAAAATCAAGTGGAATTAGTTGGTCAAGGAGTGCATACACTGAAGAAGATCAGTCAATATCCATATGTATCCTTCTTACCGGTCACGCTTGCAATCAAAGGGTTAAGTTTGGAAGGTTTTTATTATCCGTTACTGGATGCTGAACTTTCTTATGGATCGACGCGCTGTATATCTAATCAATTGATTGAAGATAGAGGTACTTTTTCATTCACCGAAGGCATACTCTTAGTAATAAGAAGCCATGACGTTATCTAA
- the spoVM gene encoding stage V sporulation protein SpoVM yields the protein MKFYTIKLPRFLGGFVRAIIGTFKKE from the coding sequence ATGAAATTCTATACGATTAAACTCCCGCGTTTTCTCGGAGGGTTTGTACGGGCTATCATTGGTACTTTTAAAAAAGAATAG
- the rpmB gene encoding 50S ribosomal protein L28 codes for MSRKCVVSGRSTRSGNNRSHAMNANKRQFKANVQKVRILVDGKPKKVYVSARDLKSGKVERV; via the coding sequence ATGTCACGCAAATGTGTCGTTTCAGGACGTAGTACACGTTCCGGAAATAATCGTTCACACGCTATGAACGCTAATAAACGTCAATTCAAAGCCAACGTGCAAAAAGTGCGTATTCTTGTAGATGGTAAGCCTAAGAAGGTTTATGTATCTGCACGTGATTTAAAATCAGGTAAAGTAGAGCGCGTCTAA
- a CDS encoding Asp23/Gls24 family envelope stress response protein — protein sequence MSVDLTTKYGHITISNEVISTVAGGAAVECYGIVGMASKNQLRDGLAEMLRRENFSRGVVVRQEDEQLHIDMYIIVSYGTKISEVAHNVQSQVKYTLNKTVGLSVSSVNIFIQGVRVINE from the coding sequence ATGTCCGTTGATCTTACTACTAAATATGGTCATATCACGATAAGCAATGAAGTCATTTCCACTGTAGCAGGAGGTGCTGCGGTTGAATGTTACGGAATTGTCGGCATGGCCTCTAAAAATCAACTTCGAGATGGTCTGGCAGAAATGCTGCGTCGTGAGAATTTTTCAAGAGGCGTTGTCGTAAGACAAGAAGATGAACAGCTCCATATCGATATGTATATTATCGTAAGCTATGGTACGAAAATATCGGAAGTCGCACATAATGTCCAATCACAAGTCAAATACACATTAAATAAAACAGTAGGCTTATCAGTTAGTTCGGTAAATATTTTCATCCAAGGGGTACGGGTGATCAACGAATAA
- a CDS encoding DAK2 domain-containing protein — MTLRKLEGTTLAEMILQGAHHLKSNSQMIDALNVFPVPDGDTGTNMNLSMSSGAEEVKNVSANHAGLVSQAFAKGLLMGARGNSGVILSQLFRGFSKALEEKETITTKDFAEALQGGVKTAYKAVMKPVEGTILTVARETGEASVTLAEKEEEFLPFIQGVVDAARESLKGTPELLPVLKEVGVVDSGGQGLLTIYEGFLANLKGEEMPEHSTMNSMGEMVNAEHHKLAQDFMDTDDIKYGYCTEFMVKFEEEKLAETPYKEEAFREVLSEHGDSLLVVSDEELIKVHIHTEHPGNALNLGQQYGSLVNMKIENMREQHTSIVGDKKQTKPREKAGYGIVTVAMGDGMKKLFESLGANVVIQGGQTMNPSTKDISDAIVEAHANNVLILPNNKNITMAAEQAAELAEVNAAVVPSKTIPQGISALLGFNPEADLIANQEEMSSLMAQVKSGQITYAVRDTQIDGLSIEKGHFMGISEGKISSAQKDKLATAKDLLKEMIDEEEDEIVTIISGEEANEQEVEALEAYLEEHYEDMEVEIHRGDQPIYSFVFSVE; from the coding sequence GTGACGTTACGAAAGTTAGAGGGGACAACACTGGCAGAAATGATTCTGCAAGGTGCTCATCATCTTAAAAGCAACTCGCAGATGATTGATGCTCTTAATGTGTTTCCTGTTCCGGATGGAGATACCGGTACGAATATGAATTTGTCCATGTCGTCAGGGGCAGAAGAAGTGAAGAACGTTTCTGCAAATCATGCCGGGCTCGTTTCACAAGCATTCGCAAAAGGTTTGTTAATGGGAGCACGAGGAAACTCAGGGGTTATTCTTTCTCAGTTATTCAGAGGGTTTTCTAAAGCGTTGGAAGAGAAAGAAACGATCACCACGAAAGATTTTGCTGAAGCTCTTCAAGGCGGCGTAAAGACCGCCTATAAAGCAGTAATGAAACCCGTCGAAGGCACTATTCTGACGGTTGCACGGGAAACAGGAGAAGCATCTGTAACTTTAGCGGAAAAAGAAGAGGAATTTCTGCCATTTATTCAAGGTGTGGTGGATGCTGCACGCGAATCCTTAAAAGGGACACCTGAATTGCTTCCGGTTTTAAAAGAAGTGGGAGTGGTCGATAGTGGTGGACAAGGGTTATTAACCATTTACGAAGGGTTTTTAGCCAATTTAAAAGGTGAAGAGATGCCTGAACACAGTACAATGAACTCAATGGGAGAGATGGTGAACGCTGAACACCATAAACTTGCCCAGGACTTCATGGATACTGATGATATTAAATATGGGTATTGTACAGAATTTATGGTCAAGTTTGAAGAAGAGAAATTGGCCGAAACACCATATAAAGAAGAAGCTTTCCGGGAAGTATTAAGTGAACACGGTGATTCGCTGCTCGTCGTGTCTGACGAAGAGTTGATCAAAGTCCATATCCACACTGAACATCCCGGCAATGCTCTTAATTTGGGCCAGCAATACGGCAGTTTAGTGAATATGAAGATCGAAAATATGCGGGAGCAGCATACGTCAATCGTTGGCGATAAAAAACAAACCAAACCTAGGGAAAAGGCTGGGTATGGGATTGTGACGGTAGCGATGGGAGACGGAATGAAGAAGTTGTTTGAGAGCCTCGGGGCCAATGTTGTCATCCAAGGCGGCCAGACGATGAATCCAAGTACTAAAGATATTTCAGACGCAATTGTGGAAGCTCACGCCAACAATGTTCTTATTTTGCCAAACAATAAAAACATTACGATGGCGGCTGAACAGGCGGCTGAATTAGCTGAAGTAAATGCAGCGGTTGTACCATCGAAAACGATACCTCAAGGGATTAGTGCCTTACTTGGATTTAATCCGGAAGCAGATTTAATTGCGAACCAGGAGGAAATGTCTTCGTTAATGGCCCAGGTGAAGTCGGGACAAATCACCTATGCGGTTAGGGATACGCAAATTGATGGACTTTCGATAGAAAAAGGACATTTTATGGGGATATCTGAAGGAAAAATCTCTTCGGCCCAGAAGGACAAATTAGCTACGGCTAAGGATCTATTAAAAGAAATGATTGATGAAGAAGAGGACGAGATCGTCACTATCATCAGTGGTGAAGAGGCTAATGAGCAAGAGGTCGAAGCCTTAGAAGCTTATTTAGAGGAACACTACGAGGATATGGAAGTGGAAATTCATCGTGGTGACCAGCCTATCTATTCCTTTGTTTTTTCTGTTGAATAA